From Carassius auratus strain Wakin chromosome 9, ASM336829v1, whole genome shotgun sequence:
attaaaaatcgcattttatatattttataaattttaataaatgtaattccaTTTAAGTTCtacttaaattaaaaacatttttaacctgtttgttattttagtattactatCATAGCATTTGTTAATATTATGGATTGACTTTTATGtttgttcagttttgtttttaattttaattttaaaaaatttcttgctgttctgtttttatgtttataaatagCTCTGTTTAGatttcatttacttttatttttgtttaaatacttCCATTCAAACTTATTTCAATTAGTTGCAATATTAGTtagaataattgttttttatttttatttcagctttattgcagttaacaacacaaaaaaaatatttgtaataatttaagttttagctaacaaaaacaacattgaaTTATATTCAAGAATGGGCTTGTGATTTAAATACATTCTCAATTTAATTCTGAATGGCACACAATTCTGATTCCAAACCATCGTGCATGATCGGTTTGATGAGAATTTATGGTGATACCGTATAGAAGCTATTTCTATTTTTGTAGTTTCATTTGTTGGATTGTGCATACCGCTGATGGGGGTGGTGCAGGAGGCACATTTCTTGGCATACAAGTTGCAGAAGCAGTTGAGGCAGTAGGCAAAGTCATCACGAGAGGTGAAGCGCTGGCCAGACAGCTGCTGCTTACATCCAGtgcacaggaaacagtccttgtgCCACGGCTGGTCATGGTACGTCACACCGCCAGTGGTGATGGGCTACACAGACAAGGAAGGAGAAGAAGACATAGGATCCCTGTTATTTATTAACAGAATAGCATGCTTTTGTGACTGCATGAACTATATTTCACTCATAGTTGACTGGTGTCTTAATGTTTAATGTACTCGAAGCTTGTATATTCAACTCCTGTGTTGTAGCTTGTAGGTTACTTCAGCTGTGACTACCTTCTTGCAGTGAACACACTGCATGGCAAACTGCTTTTCGTAGCAGGGCACGCAGTAGTTATGGTTGTCTTTGGGGATGAAGCTCTTGGTGCCAATTGGCTGTTGGCAGCGCTTGCATGTAAAGCAGGTCTCATGCCAGCTGTTTCCTTTATGCTCCATCTTCCTGGAGCCTGAGGGAGAGAAGAGAGCCATCTTAACCCAAATACAACAACATCCCTCTTATGAAGAGGAGCATGTTAAAACGATACTGCGATCCATAACATTCAACAAATACATATTATGAAAAATGTACAATTCACAAAGTTTATGCCAAATTCTATAAGAACCAAATCTATATAAATAATCATTACAGGACACAATATTGCTTGTATATAGTCTTATCAGTCACATAACCGTTATCAGGCTTACAGGACTCCCCATTTGATCTGTAATACAGCAGGAAAGTTTAGCTGTTAAGTAGACCGAGCATAATTCTGTTTTAACACATCCAGACGAAAGGCCAATAAACACCAGCCATGGTGCACCGGCCAGCAGTGGTGTAAACAGAGACAGCACagagtttcattgttttaaaatgtctgGCTCATATCTTTTAAATCCATGTGCTCCAGATTTGAAATATTAAGTTTCGCTCAGTGAGAGCTGGAACATTCCACAGGACTGTGACCTCAAACTGAATCACGTCAATTAAACCGCCAAAACCGCTACTACGCATATAATAAATCTATACTTGGTGCCATCTATCCATTTCCATTGATGAATATTATAATAAGGGTGGTTGATCATAAAACATAATGGGTTAATAAGAGTGTGACATTTTAACATGGTCATGAGGACCTGTTTTTGAAGagttatgaatgaatatatattacCAGTTGAGCAGATCACTTGCTTTGGCAAAGATTGTCTCTGTGTGAAAGAAAGCtgttttcttttgctttaatgGAAGAATGTCGCCGAATggataattatgatttttatggCAGTGTATGAGTATAAAAAACACATCTACTGAAATGAGGTAATAGTTCCTCCCACAATGAAGGATCTCTTACCAGGCATGATGGTCTTCTTGCACTCATGGCATTTGGAGGAGTACTCATTAGAATAGCACTCGGTGCACAGCAGCTGCTCGTCTTTGGTGGAGAAAGGCTTGTCCACCAGTGAGCGCTTGCACTGGAAGCAGTGGAAACAGTCCTCGTGCCAGTGACGGTCCTTGTAGGACAGATCCTAAAGCCACAAAAGATGTACTTTCAGGGCAATGGTTGAACTAGAGATCGTAACACACATATGGTCCCATCCACAGTCTGTTTGATACACTTTTTCAGATCTGcaagctctaatctgattggccCGTTTTACGCCACTTCATAAAGCATGTTATTTGAAGTGCGGTTACCCTGCTGTTGCAGCCGATGGGTTTCTTGCACTCCTCGCAGGTGTTGGAGTACAGGCTCTCGTAGCACTTCACACAGTAAGGGTTTTCCTCACGAAGAACATACTTCTTCCCAAACAGGGACTCCTTGCAGTAGTGGCAGTCATAACGCTCGGTCATCTTTACTTCTGCCTTTCAGTCCTGTGATGAAGAGATGTGTGAATATAATCGAAACTCTGAGAAGATGATTGCAATCTTTGCTCATTAACTTTTGAGTTGTGAGATATTCCGTCTCGTAACCTAAACCAATAAACTGAATAGTTTTCAATACCTTTATTAAGAAACACATATTCTACACTATTTCTAGGTCACTTATACAATGATTGTGAAATTATTTCCAGATGTTGGAATGACGTTCTTTAGAtcatctcaaatcatgctggagaacatgatcatcagaTTTTGCTTGAGAATTTCATGCATCATTagagcagtgttattttattatttctgatATGCCATTTGAGTTTTTTTAGTTTCCAGTGGACGGAGCTCACTGGAATTCCACAGTGTAGTACATCATAGCATCGTA
This genomic window contains:
- the fhl2a gene encoding four and a half LIM domains protein 2a — protein: MTERYDCHYCKESLFGKKYVLREENPYCVKCYESLYSNTCEECKKPIGCNSRDLSYKDRHWHEDCFHCFQCKRSLVDKPFSTKDEQLLCTECYSNEYSSKCHECKKTIMPGSRKMEHKGNSWHETCFTCKRCQQPIGTKSFIPKDNHNYCVPCYEKQFAMQCVHCKKPITTGGVTYHDQPWHKDCFLCTGCKQQLSGQRFTSRDDFAYCLNCFCNLYAKKCASCTTPISGLGGSKYISFEERQWHNDCFNCKKCSVSLVGRGFLTERDDILCPECGKDM